Proteins from one Salmo salar chromosome ssa07, Ssal_v3.1, whole genome shotgun sequence genomic window:
- the LOC123743723 gene encoding steroid 17-alpha-hydroxylase/17,20 lyase-like: MWAIHHDPEHWDQPEDFRPERFLDDKGQRFTPSCFMPFGAGPRVCVGESLARLELFLFVSGLLQRFSFGPAPGVSLPDLEGRLGVVLQPLRYTLTVTPRAGWE, from the exons ATGTGGGCCATACACCACGACCCAGAACACTGGGACCAACCAGAGGACTTCAGACCAG AGCGTTTCCTAGATGACAAGGGCCAACGCTTCACTCCTTCCTGTTTCATGCCATTTGGGGCGGGGCCTCGTGTCTGCGTGGGCGAATCACTGGCCAGGCTGGAGCTGTTcctgtttgtgagtggtctgcTGCAGAGGTTCAGCTTCGGCCCCGCCCCTGGGGTCTCCCTACCCGACCTGGAGGGGCGCCTAGGGGTGGTGTTACAGCCACTCAGATACACACTCACTGTTACACCTAGAGCAGgctgggag